The following proteins come from a genomic window of Scomber japonicus isolate fScoJap1 chromosome 4, fScoJap1.pri, whole genome shotgun sequence:
- the hsd17b10 gene encoding 3-hydroxyacyl-CoA dehydrogenase type-2, which yields MANIRCVKGMVGLVTGGASGLGRATVERLVKNGASAVILDLPSSDGPALAASLGERCAFAPADVTSEADVQSAVSLAREKFGKLDLAVNCAGIAVAVKTYNFKKDAPHSLEDFQRVINVNIAGTFNVIRLAVGAMGKNEPDADGHRGCIINTASVAAFDGQVGQAAYSASKGGIVGMTLPIARDLAPMGIRVVTIAPGLFSTPLLAGLPEKVRSFLARQVPFPSRLGDPAEFAHLVTSLAENPMINGEVIRLDGAIRMQP from the exons ATGGCGAACATTCGATGTGTCAAG ggTATGGTTGGCCTGGTGACAGGCGGTGCGTCTGGTTTGGGTCGGGCCACCGTGGAGCGTCTGGTGAAGAACGGAGCATCCGCTGTGATCCTGGACCTGCCCTCCTCTGATGGACCGGCTCTGGCAGCCAGTCTGGGAGAACGCTGTGCCTTCGCCCCCGCAGAC GTGACGTCGGAGGCAGACGTGCAGTCGGCCGTGTCGCTGGCTAGGGAGAAGTTTGGGAAGTTGGACTTGGCGGTGAACTGCGCCGGCATCGCTGTAGCTGTCAAAACCTACAACTTCAAGAAAGACGCCCCTCACAGCCTGGAGGACTTCCAGCGCGTCATCAAT GTGAACATCGCAGGAACCTTTAACGTGATCCGCCTCGCTGTGGGCGCCATGGGGAAGAACGAGCCGGATGCTGACGGACACAGAGGATGCATCATCAACACTGCCAGCGTGGCCGCCTTTGATGGACAG GTCGGCCAAGCAGCATATTCGGCCTCTAAAGGAGGAATTGTTGGAATGACTCTTCCCATCGCGAGAGATCTGGCTCCTATGGGCATCAGGGTCGTCACCATAGCGCCCG gtctgttctccactcctctccttgCTGGTCTTCCGGAGAAGGTGCGCTCCTTTCTCGCCCGCCAGGTGCCCTTCCCCTCACGCCTGGGAGACCCCGCTGAGTTTGCCCACCTGGTGACATCACTGGCGGAGAACCCCATGATTAACGGAGAGGTCATCAGACTGGACGGAGCCATTCGCATGCAGCCCTGA